In the Daphnia pulicaria isolate SC F1-1A chromosome 2, SC_F0-13Bv2, whole genome shotgun sequence genome, one interval contains:
- the LOC124326473 gene encoding homeobox protein abdominal-A homolog gives MDTYGCAKNVMESRHHHRHQHQRRQDAKLPDYVQTVVVKDSKGLEKILLLPKALDLDRPKRSRTAFAKWQLDALETTFCSHPYLVGEQRTLLARRLGLSETQIKVWYQNRRTKQRKEGHPAGSEDQPPQQIRGEISLSDDQLRHQSSSVLAPTESSGSPPEMKWPQQLQQQQHQAMSADFFGQAFQHYHPAMYHQLIQSYSSHHHAIASSAGSVANVAAGGHSNSANSAASAGVSSADRSHHQIHRVY, from the exons atggaTACTTACGGATGCGCTAAGAACGTGATGGAGAGCCGCCATCATCATCGACATCAGCATCAGCGACGTCAAGACGCCAAATTGCCCGATTACGTTCAGACAGTCGTCGTTAAAG ACTCGAAAGGATTGGAGAAGATTCTGTTGTTGCCCAAAGCCCTGGATTTGGATCGTCCCAAACGCAGCCGGACGGCCTTCGCCAAATGGCAGCTGGATGCCCTGGAAACGACTTTCTGCTCTCATCCGTACCTGGTGGGCGAACAAAGGACTTTGCTGGCCAGACGTCTAGGCCTCTCTGAGACCCAA ATCAAAGTCTGGTACCAAAATCGGCGGACTAAACAGCGGAAAGAAGGTCATCCGGCCGGAAGTGAAGATCAGCCACCGCAGCAGATCAGAGGCGAAATTTCATTAAGCGACGACCAGTTGCGTCACCAGTCGTCGTCGGTATTAGCCCCCACGGAATCGAGCGGATCACCTCCCGAGATGAAATGGCCTCAAcaacttcaacaacaacaacatcaggcgATGAGTGCGGATTTTTTCGGCCAGGCTTTCCAGCATTATCATCCGGCCATGTACCATCAGCTGATTCAATCTTATTCATCTCATCATCACGCCATCGCTTCCAGCGCCGGAAGCGTCGCGAATGTTGCCGCAGGAGGTCATTCCAATAGCGCAAATTCCGCCGCTTCCGCCGGAGTGTCATCCGCCGACCGGAGCCATCACCAAATACATCGAGTCTACTAA
- the LOC124326462 gene encoding ionotropic receptor 93a-like produces the protein MLLSQGGSCTSKRLSFRLVAGVWTLAAFIFLQAYNSTLFTYVMAPVNHPLIDSMHGVAESTDINLLFRYGAALNAFVMDPNATGVFTKLRKNVEMFPNSRCYLISQCLSLITPGSRNTFAEARSYQLGIIKDNFEKTGKCGLQLAGDCFLSLPVTFALQKRSPYTETINRGLLDLQQTGLIDHWESWFRPMPRKCMANVKKGDKKKETEHLPISLKNLTGAFVVLLVGLSISFLAFLVEQIASIAERNVRR, from the exons ATGTTACTATCACAag GGGGTTCCTGTACGTCGAAACGTTTGTCATTTCGTCTGGTGGCTGGCGTTTGGACCCTGGCCGCCTTCATCTTCCTCCAGGCTTACAATTCCACATTGTTCACCTACGTCATGGCACCTGTCAATCATCCGCTCATCGATTCCATGCACGGCGTCGCTGAAAGTACCGATATCAATCTACTTTTCCGATATGGTGCAGCTCTGAATGCTTTTGTTATG gaTCCCAATGCGACGGGAGTATTTACGAAACTACGAAAAAACGTCGAAATGTTCCCCAATTCACGATGTTATTTGATATCGCAGTGTCTCAGTTTGATCACGCCGGGTTCGAGAAACACCTTTGCCGAA GCGAGATCCTACCAACTGGGCATCATCAAagataattttgaaaagacgGGCAAGTGTGGATTACAACTGGCAGGCGATTGTTTCTTGAGTTTACCCGTGACTTTTGCGCTTCAGAAACGCAGTCCTTACACCGAAACGATTAACAGAGG GCTTTTGGACCTTCAGCAAACTGGACTGATTGACCACTGGGAATCGTGGTTCCGACCAATGCCACGCAAGTGTATGGCCAACGTGAAAAAAggagataagaaaaaagaaaccgaaCACTTGCCTATTTCCCTTAAAAATTTGACTGGCGCCTTTGTCGTTCTTTTGGTCGGATTAAGCATCTCTTTCTTGGCCTTCCTCGTCGAGCAAATCGCTTCGATAGCTGAACGCAACGTTAGACGCTAG
- the LOC124326594 gene encoding uncharacterized protein LOC124326594: MFHHRRLFFFDVFLWIATGLAVLSPIPSVVMATTESTGVGNGRLFRENFQRLQTLGMCGIPRPRVFYVEDHPEVDATLTYHPSATVLHRCDPSGGCCLDRRKQCGPLVESVVTVVFFVHPNRPRQPVAVADGTSTANRALFKSLEFVNHTQCTCSDINDVPRR; this comes from the exons ATGTTTCACCACCggcgtttatttttcttcgacGTTTTTCTGTGGATAGCCACCGGTTTGGCCGTTTTGTCGCCAATACCATCGGTCGTCATGGCGACGACGGAATCGACCGGCGTCGGTAACGGCCGACTCTTCCGCGAAAATTTCCAGCGACTCCAGACACTCGGAATGTGCGGAATTCCGCGCCCGCGCGTTTTCTACGTCG AAGATCATCCGGAAGTGGATGCCACTTTGACGTACCATCCGTCAGCGACGGTTCTGCACCGGTGCGATCCTTCCGGCGGATGTTGCCTGGACCGGCGTAAACAATGCGGTCCGCTAGTCGAGTCTGTCGTCACTGTCGTCTTCTTCGTTCACCCCAATCGCCCCAGGCAGCCGGTCGCAGTCGCAGATGGAACATCCACCGCCAACCGCGCGCTTTTCAAATCGCTGGAATTCGTCAATCACACCCAGTGCACTTGTTCCGATATCAACGACGTCCCGAGACGTTGA
- the LOC124326595 gene encoding uncharacterized protein LOC124326595: MTGESWRNCWSILAILLLHHLLTYSESVNVTDQRIKHVPFLTNLKASVKCACRHPQPRFIHIDDLEEYRIPNAIFLPAALLIHRCDRSVGYCHAPAHECASVESEEQVVTFHVKNLFTPSKPRLTSVTLRNHTRCRCVSIRSRTAGPSTTGLPSYSLNDIPDE, encoded by the exons ATGACGGGAGAGTCTTGGAGAAACTGCTGGTCAATACTGGCCATTTTGTTACTTCATCACTTGTTGACTTATTCTGAGTCTGTCAATGTGACTGACCAAAGGATCAAACACGTTCCGTTTTTGACCAATTTAAAAGCTTCCGTCAAGTGCGCCTGTAGACATCCGCAGCCCAGATTCATTCACATCG ATGATTTGGAAGAGTACCGCATACCCAATGCCATATTCCTGCCTGCGGCGCTGCTGATTCATCGCTGCGATCGTTCAGTCGGCTACTGTCACGCTCCCGCTCACGAGTGCGCCTCGGTCGAGAGTGAAGAACAAGTTGTCACTTTCCACGTCAAGAACCTCTTCACGCCGTCCAAGCCGCGGTTGACGTCGGTCACGTTGAGAAATCACACCAGATGTCGGTGCGTCAGCATCAGGTCCCGAACGGCCGGCCCTTCAACGACGGGATTGCCGTCCTACTCTTTGAACGACATTCCAGACGAGTGA